In one window of Methanoculleus chikugoensis DNA:
- the lonB gene encoding ATP-dependent protease LonB produces the protein MDSTQTPEIPNIELTNDELEETDVFSGLELSASSDIDVPPNLIDQVIGQEHAVEVIRKAAVQRRHVMMIGTPGTGKSMLAKAMAELLPKEELQDILVYPNPEDNNNPIIRTVPSGRGKQIVNAHKVEARKKIQMRSTLIMLLIIGIIGYAIITYQWLMGIIAAAFVFMALKYSMPREEAMVPKLLISHDPNTTAPFIDATGSHAGALLGDVRHDPFQSGGLETPSHDRVEGGAIHRAHGGVLFIDEINTLTPHSQQNLLTALQEGTFPITGQSERSSGAMVRTEPVPCRFVMIAAGNLDAIQGMHPALRSRIRGYGYEVYMRETMEDTPENRKKFLRFIAQEVKNDGKIPHFDRAAMLEVLREARRRSNRKGHLTLKLRDMGGLIRVAGDLARQEGAEFTTAKHVLAAKSASRSIEDQISDEYIRRSRDYDITVIEGTRVGRVNGLAVMGSDSGSVLPIMAEVTPIQGAAGTVIATGMLKDIAKESITNVSALIKKFTGKDIRNMDIHVQFIGTYGGVEGDSASVTVATAVISAIENIPVRQDVAMTGSLSVRGDVLPIGGVTYKIEAAAKAGIRKVIIPRSNLDDVLIEERYRTMVEVVPVDHIEEVLQNALVPENRDGFLSKLRKLAVNPTGLFDPNVGRSMV, from the coding sequence ATGGATTCGACGCAAACACCAGAAATTCCCAACATTGAGCTCACGAACGACGAACTGGAGGAGACGGATGTCTTTTCCGGCCTTGAGCTGAGCGCATCGTCGGATATCGACGTACCCCCGAATCTCATCGACCAGGTCATCGGCCAGGAGCATGCCGTCGAGGTGATCCGGAAGGCCGCCGTCCAGCGCAGGCACGTGATGATGATCGGCACCCCGGGGACCGGCAAATCGATGCTGGCGAAGGCGATGGCCGAGCTCCTCCCGAAAGAGGAACTACAGGACATTCTGGTCTACCCGAACCCCGAGGATAACAATAACCCCATCATCAGGACCGTCCCCTCCGGCCGCGGCAAGCAGATCGTGAACGCCCACAAGGTGGAGGCGCGGAAGAAGATCCAGATGCGGAGCACCCTCATCATGCTCCTCATCATCGGTATCATCGGCTACGCGATCATCACCTACCAGTGGCTCATGGGCATCATTGCCGCCGCATTCGTCTTCATGGCGCTGAAGTATTCGATGCCCCGCGAGGAGGCGATGGTCCCGAAGCTCCTGATATCCCACGACCCGAACACCACGGCGCCCTTCATCGACGCCACCGGTTCGCACGCGGGCGCCCTGCTCGGCGACGTCCGGCACGACCCCTTCCAGAGCGGCGGGCTTGAGACGCCGTCCCACGATCGCGTCGAGGGAGGTGCCATCCACCGGGCGCACGGCGGGGTGCTCTTCATCGACGAGATCAACACCCTCACCCCCCACTCCCAGCAGAACCTGCTGACCGCGCTCCAGGAGGGCACCTTCCCGATCACCGGCCAGAGCGAGCGCTCGAGCGGCGCGATGGTCCGGACGGAACCGGTTCCCTGCCGGTTCGTGATGATCGCGGCGGGCAACCTCGACGCCATCCAGGGGATGCACCCGGCGCTCCGGTCGCGTATCCGGGGCTACGGCTACGAGGTCTACATGCGCGAGACGATGGAGGACACCCCGGAGAACCGGAAGAAGTTCCTCCGGTTCATCGCGCAGGAGGTCAAGAACGACGGGAAGATCCCCCACTTCGACCGCGCGGCCATGCTGGAGGTGCTCCGCGAGGCCCGGCGCCGCTCGAACCGGAAGGGTCACCTGACCCTGAAACTTCGTGACATGGGCGGGCTGATCCGGGTGGCGGGCGACCTCGCCCGGCAGGAGGGTGCGGAGTTCACCACGGCAAAGCACGTCCTCGCCGCGAAATCGGCGTCCCGCTCGATCGAGGACCAGATCTCCGACGAGTACATCCGGCGGAGCCGCGACTACGACATCACCGTCATCGAGGGCACCCGGGTGGGCCGGGTGAACGGGCTTGCGGTGATGGGGAGCGACTCGGGCTCGGTGCTTCCCATCATGGCCGAGGTGACCCCGATCCAGGGAGCGGCCGGCACGGTCATTGCGACCGGTATGCTGAAAGATATCGCCAAGGAATCGATAACGAACGTCAGTGCCCTGATCAAGAAGTTCACAGGGAAGGATATCCGGAACATGGATATCCACGTCCAGTTCATCGGCACCTACGGCGGTGTCGAGGGCGATTCGGCCTCCGTGACCGTGGCGACGGCGGTGATCAGCGCCATCGAGAATATCCCGGTGCGCCAGGACGTTGCGATGACCGGCTCTCTCTCGGTCCGGGGCGACGTCCTCCCCATCGGCGGGGTCACCTACAAGATCGAGGCGGCGGCAAAAGCCGGGATCAGGAAGGTGATCATCCCGCGGTCGAACCTCGACGATGTTCTGATCGAGGAGCGCTACCGCACGATGGTCGAGGTGGTGCCGGTCGATCACATCGAGGAGGTCCTTCAGAACGCGCTCGTCCCCGAGAACCGGGACGGGTTCCTCTCGAAGCTCCGGAAACTGGCGGTCAACCCGACCGGTCTCTTCGATCCGAACGTCGGGCGTTCCATGGTCTGA
- a CDS encoding TldD/PmbA family protein: protein MAEVRYYDIRCVRGEITLVDIDNGVVESAGTSFFDKAVIRVLGSKGWGVLTRDHVDIDSKREVERLVEAAARLAAVTEDHLDLADAPRGVLPVPPLGEDPRDVDLEEKTRLLAGIEEAARVAGVGNTRARYTEGIDAVRFLDSSGNEYSYEAVRSGFSVVAIASRDGVMQMGSERDHITTGFNLRNKQEFGRKAGEVAVSLLDAKIPKGGTKRAVLDPELAGVFTHEAVGHASEGDLVREGASVLGGKIGERIGCAGLVIVDDPSLPEFGFIPVDAEGVAVERTEIVRDGILSSYLHNRETLAAVGNGVPGHARSEHGAPPIVRMSNTFIENGDAAYDEILEECRDGILLIGSRGGQVDPGRGVFQFNAEYGYFIENGEKAGMVRDVSLSGEILSTLHNIVLIGNDRKMSPGYCGKGGQSVPVSDGAPHLLLENATIGGRGE, encoded by the coding sequence ATGGCTGAAGTACGCTACTACGATATCCGGTGCGTACGCGGCGAAATCACCCTGGTCGATATCGACAACGGGGTGGTCGAGTCCGCGGGCACTTCATTTTTCGACAAAGCCGTGATCCGGGTGCTCGGATCGAAAGGATGGGGCGTCCTCACCCGCGATCACGTCGATATCGATTCGAAACGCGAGGTTGAGCGCCTCGTCGAGGCGGCAGCGCGTCTTGCGGCCGTCACGGAGGATCACCTCGACCTTGCCGACGCGCCGCGCGGGGTGCTCCCGGTTCCTCCTCTCGGGGAAGATCCGCGGGACGTCGATCTCGAGGAGAAGACCCGGCTGCTTGCCGGGATCGAGGAGGCGGCACGCGTTGCCGGCGTGGGAAACACCCGGGCGCGCTACACCGAGGGGATCGACGCGGTCCGGTTCCTGGATTCGAGCGGGAACGAGTACTCTTACGAGGCCGTCCGGTCCGGATTCTCGGTCGTCGCCATCGCTTCCAGAGACGGAGTAATGCAGATGGGGAGCGAACGCGACCACATCACGACGGGGTTCAACCTCCGGAACAAGCAGGAGTTCGGCCGGAAAGCGGGCGAGGTCGCGGTATCCCTGCTCGACGCGAAGATCCCGAAGGGCGGGACGAAACGGGCGGTGCTCGACCCGGAGCTTGCGGGCGTCTTCACCCACGAAGCGGTCGGCCACGCGAGCGAGGGCGACCTCGTCCGCGAAGGCGCATCGGTTCTCGGCGGGAAGATCGGCGAACGTATCGGCTGTGCGGGGCTCGTCATCGTCGACGACCCCTCCCTCCCCGAGTTCGGGTTCATCCCCGTTGACGCCGAGGGCGTCGCGGTAGAGCGGACGGAGATCGTCCGCGACGGCATCCTTTCCTCTTATCTCCACAACCGCGAGACCCTCGCGGCGGTCGGGAACGGGGTTCCCGGCCACGCCCGGTCGGAGCACGGAGCGCCGCCGATCGTCCGGATGAGCAACACCTTCATCGAGAACGGCGACGCGGCCTACGACGAGATCCTCGAGGAGTGCCGGGACGGCATCCTGCTGATTGGATCGAGGGGCGGGCAGGTCGACCCCGGCCGCGGCGTCTTCCAGTTCAACGCGGAGTACGGCTACTTCATCGAAAACGGTGAGAAGGCCGGTATGGTCCGGGACGTCTCGCTCTCGGGCGAGATCCTCTCCACGCTTCACAACATCGTCCTGATAGGAAACGACCGGAAGATGAGCCCGGGATACTGCGGGAAAGGCGGGCAGAGCGTCCCGGTCAGCGACGGCGCGCCTCATCTCCTGCTCGAGAACGCAACCATCGGGGGGCGCGGCGAATGA
- a CDS encoding TldD/PmbA family protein yields MNGDDLIERILREGERRADEVEVFYARGLSVATEIKKGILGNAEESEAWNVAVRTVKDGRIGFSATSDPDRWKECLDAALASGRLATPQQWGGFPKPADLAGTPSAADGDLVVAVEDAARMVGELLSGAAEHPVEVVGGGADLARSYLAVANSSGVFYGMDRTVAAVSLETIREQSTGYEFDASPFLADIDARSVGEQAASLAARSLGGRDIKTGRYDVVLSPVAAASLLGQVLLPALSGRNVKAGRSFLADKVGEQVFDERLSVYDDPFAPGLGSTAFDAEGVPTRRLVFVEQGVLRRFAYDLKTGYRYGEGSTGSAVRFGSEGPGIGVHNLFIDGPQVKEPGDERAIWIHDVVGAHTANPFSGDFSVEISNPFWMEGGEPVEPIRTAMLSGNVFEMLGGIGGLGNDSRRVGRLTIPSIRLNNQQIIGK; encoded by the coding sequence ATGAACGGCGATGACCTGATCGAGAGGATTCTCCGGGAGGGCGAACGTCGGGCCGACGAGGTCGAGGTCTTCTACGCCCGGGGACTGAGCGTCGCCACCGAGATCAAGAAAGGGATCCTCGGGAACGCCGAGGAGTCGGAAGCCTGGAACGTGGCCGTCCGGACGGTCAAGGACGGGCGGATCGGGTTCTCGGCCACGAGCGACCCCGACCGGTGGAAGGAATGCCTGGACGCGGCGCTCGCGAGCGGCCGGCTCGCCACCCCGCAGCAGTGGGGAGGGTTCCCGAAACCGGCCGATCTCGCGGGCACCCCTTCCGCGGCCGACGGGGATCTCGTCGTCGCGGTGGAGGATGCGGCGCGAATGGTCGGCGAACTCCTCTCCGGTGCCGCGGAGCACCCGGTGGAGGTCGTCGGCGGGGGCGCGGATCTCGCCCGGTCGTACCTCGCGGTCGCGAACTCGAGCGGCGTCTTCTACGGCATGGACCGGACGGTGGCGGCGGTCTCCCTCGAGACGATCCGGGAGCAGTCCACGGGTTATGAGTTCGACGCCTCCCCGTTCCTCGCCGATATCGATGCCCGTTCGGTCGGCGAACAGGCTGCTTCGCTTGCCGCCCGCTCCCTCGGGGGCCGCGATATAAAGACCGGGCGCTACGACGTCGTCCTCTCCCCGGTTGCGGCCGCAAGCCTCCTCGGGCAGGTTCTCCTCCCGGCCCTCTCCGGGCGGAACGTGAAGGCCGGCCGGTCGTTCCTTGCGGACAAGGTCGGCGAACAGGTCTTTGACGAGCGCCTCTCCGTCTACGACGACCCGTTTGCCCCCGGCCTCGGGAGCACGGCCTTCGATGCGGAGGGCGTCCCGACCCGCCGCCTGGTCTTCGTGGAGCAGGGGGTGCTGCGGCGGTTTGCCTACGATCTCAAGACCGGTTACCGTTACGGCGAGGGGAGCACGGGGAGCGCCGTCCGTTTCGGGAGCGAAGGCCCCGGGATCGGCGTGCACAACCTCTTCATCGACGGCCCGCAGGTAAAAGAGCCCGGCGACGAGCGGGCGATCTGGATCCACGACGTCGTGGGCGCCCATACCGCGAACCCGTTCTCCGGCGACTTCTCGGTGGAGATCTCGAACCCCTTCTGGATGGAGGGCGGGGAACCGGTCGAGCCCATCCGGACGGCGATGCTCTCCGGGAACGTCTTTGAGATGCTCGGGGGTATCGGGGGGCTCGGAAATGACTCAAGACGCGTCGGACGGCTGACGATTCCATCAATACGGTTAAATAACCAGCAGATCATTGGTAAATAG
- a CDS encoding pro-sigmaK processing inhibitor BofA family protein, with protein sequence MMEEILAILLAVAIAAALYYLMKKAMTLVINAVAGLITLWLLNYFDVLSWFGAPDIQINLVTILICALGGLPGALVLVLLHLVGITI encoded by the coding sequence ATGATGGAAGAGATCCTTGCCATCCTTCTTGCCGTAGCGATAGCCGCGGCGCTCTATTACCTCATGAAGAAGGCCATGACGCTCGTCATCAACGCCGTCGCCGGGCTCATCACGCTCTGGCTCCTGAACTACTTCGATGTCCTCAGCTGGTTTGGGGCACCCGATATCCAGATCAACCTGGTGACGATCCTCATCTGCGCCCTCGGAGGGCTGCCGGGCGCTCTGGTTCTGGTCCTGCTTCACCTTGTCGGGATCACGATCTGA
- a CDS encoding KaiC domain-containing protein: protein MLSGGLLEKSICAIVGTYGTGKTSFALQFAYEGLCRGEKVIYISLEEREELLQATMAQKGWDMEAFDDRFYLLRLDPTDFNLAVSSIKSELPALIESTGASRVIIDPISLFEGLFEDEADRRQEMFRLIEVMRDEDCTLVLTSETSPANQYGSRYGLVEYLADTVVLLRYVRSRGLTEVYLVLEVVKMRRSPHSREIKPFEILQNEIMVYSEASLF, encoded by the coding sequence ATGCTCTCGGGGGGACTTCTCGAGAAGAGCATCTGCGCGATCGTCGGCACCTACGGCACCGGAAAGACGTCATTCGCTCTCCAGTTCGCATACGAAGGACTCTGCCGTGGCGAGAAGGTGATCTACATCAGCCTCGAAGAACGGGAGGAACTCCTCCAGGCCACCATGGCGCAGAAAGGGTGGGACATGGAGGCCTTCGACGACCGGTTCTACCTTCTCCGGCTGGATCCGACCGACTTCAATCTCGCGGTCAGCAGCATCAAGAGCGAGCTCCCCGCTCTCATCGAGAGCACGGGAGCCTCAAGGGTGATCATCGACCCGATCTCTCTCTTCGAGGGGCTCTTCGAGGACGAGGCCGACAGGCGGCAGGAGATGTTCCGGCTCATCGAGGTGATGCGGGACGAAGACTGCACCCTTGTGCTGACGAGCGAGACCAGCCCGGCAAATCAGTACGGGAGCAGGTACGGCCTCGTGGAGTACCTGGCGGATACGGTGGTTCTCCTCCGGTATGTCCGCTCCCGGGGACTCACCGAGGTGTACCTGGTCCTCGAGGTCGTGAAGATGCGCCGGTCGCCCCATTCCCGGGAGATCAAGCCGTTCGAGATCCTCCAGAACGAGATTATGGTCTACTCGGAGGCGAGTCTGTTCTAA
- a CDS encoding RAD55 family ATPase: MHDALQVRVPTGIASLDPVLEGGVPPGSAVLLLGEPGAGNVEFVQTSLIRLSRLKRDGVADEHLLLPECISYVTFTRMQEDILKEIALSFNPALYDRLGKEIVFHDLSELYFDASIVPPDWYGEGSVIERLQKKQRKENGDVLAELARAIDQCPRNSLIILDSLTDIAPPLNEGRRWHAFIAFLRGLQRAAKRRNTTIYLLLTSGILDRRRELEIADCVDATILFRWEESGAQRRQRVMYFEKFRGVMPRLEARNLVKFAVSISATEGFEVQNIRMVV; the protein is encoded by the coding sequence ATGCACGACGCTCTCCAGGTACGGGTGCCGACGGGTATCGCCTCGCTCGATCCCGTGCTGGAAGGAGGCGTTCCGCCGGGATCGGCGGTGCTGCTCCTCGGGGAGCCTGGTGCCGGCAACGTCGAATTCGTGCAGACGTCGCTCATACGGCTCTCCCGGCTGAAGCGGGACGGGGTGGCCGACGAGCATCTCCTGCTCCCGGAGTGCATCTCGTACGTGACGTTCACCCGGATGCAGGAGGATATCCTGAAGGAGATAGCCCTCTCGTTCAATCCTGCTCTCTATGATCGCCTCGGGAAGGAGATCGTCTTCCACGACCTCTCGGAGCTCTACTTCGACGCCAGTATCGTTCCCCCCGACTGGTATGGGGAGGGAAGCGTTATCGAACGTCTGCAGAAGAAACAGCGCAAAGAAAACGGCGATGTCCTTGCAGAACTCGCCCGGGCGATCGATCAGTGCCCCAGGAACAGCCTAATTATCCTTGATTCGCTCACCGATATCGCGCCGCCGCTCAACGAAGGGAGACGCTGGCATGCATTCATCGCCTTCCTGCGCGGGTTGCAACGCGCCGCAAAGCGCCGGAACACCACGATCTATCTTCTGCTCACGTCCGGCATTCTGGACAGAAGAAGAGAACTTGAGATCGCCGACTGCGTCGACGCCACGATCCTCTTTCGCTGGGAGGAGAGCGGTGCACAGCGCCGGCAGCGGGTTATGTACTTCGAGAAGTTCCGGGGCGTAATGCCCCGCCTCGAGGCCAGGAACCTGGTGAAGTTCGCCGTCTCGATCTCGGCGACGGAGGGATTCGAGGTGCAGAACATCAGGATGGTGGTATAA
- a CDS encoding type II/IV secretion system ATPase subunit: MISESDNPAARFLERVLRSRRRGVPPGEYNPEAHGFLAEAELSSAYEELERYWVTEGLALVVIARNRETNQVEYLLFEPVLSDLEYELLERLFADLRDVLILDDHDPATDRRAVLARKIQDLLAEYGLALPDTSIFRIRYYLERNFLGWSRIDALMRDPGIEDISCDGTKIPLFLYHRKYQNIRTKIRFDEPALNSLAITLAQRSGKHVSIGSPLVDATLPDGSRLQLAFGNEVTPRGTSFTIRKFRETPFTPVELIESNTFDIDQIVYFWMAIENNKSLLFVGGTASGKTTSLNAVALFIPPLSKIVSIEDTREITLYHENWVASVTRDTVAEGTGTTVIEMFELLKAAMRQRPEYILVGEVRGSEAQTLFQAMNTGHTTFSTMHASDVDAAIHRLGSEPLNVPRNMLQALDVISVQALTHRGRDRVRRCREIVELTGIDPLTGNFQVNTVFEYDPVADTFSYSGRSRIFTEIMEYRGWSRSRLEEELRIRRTVLLAMHEQGIRDYRAVARIIQTWTVQRDRVLASLDDLGELIR; this comes from the coding sequence ATGATATCGGAGAGCGATAACCCGGCTGCCCGCTTTCTTGAACGCGTTCTCCGTTCCCGGAGACGTGGCGTCCCTCCCGGCGAGTATAACCCTGAGGCGCACGGATTCCTCGCGGAAGCGGAGCTCTCTTCAGCCTACGAAGAACTCGAGCGTTACTGGGTCACCGAGGGGCTCGCGCTCGTCGTGATAGCCCGCAACAGAGAGACGAACCAGGTCGAGTACCTTCTCTTCGAGCCGGTGCTCTCGGACCTCGAGTACGAGCTCCTTGAGAGGCTCTTTGCGGACCTTCGTGACGTCCTGATCCTCGACGATCACGACCCGGCCACCGACCGTCGGGCAGTCCTCGCGAGGAAGATACAGGACCTGCTCGCGGAGTACGGCCTCGCTCTTCCCGACACTTCGATATTCCGGATCCGCTACTACCTCGAACGCAACTTCCTCGGCTGGTCGCGTATCGACGCCCTGATGAGAGATCCCGGGATCGAGGATATCTCCTGCGACGGCACGAAGATCCCTCTCTTCCTCTACCACCGGAAGTATCAGAACATCAGGACGAAGATTCGGTTCGATGAGCCGGCCTTGAACTCACTCGCGATCACGCTCGCCCAACGTTCGGGCAAGCACGTCTCCATAGGGAGCCCGCTCGTGGACGCGACCCTCCCCGACGGCTCGAGGCTGCAGCTTGCGTTCGGCAACGAAGTCACCCCCCGCGGAACATCGTTTACCATCCGGAAGTTCCGCGAGACGCCGTTTACGCCCGTGGAACTGATCGAATCGAACACCTTCGACATCGACCAGATCGTCTACTTCTGGATGGCGATTGAGAACAACAAGAGTCTGCTCTTTGTCGGCGGCACGGCGTCGGGAAAGACCACCTCACTCAACGCGGTCGCCCTCTTCATCCCCCCTCTCTCAAAGATCGTCTCCATCGAGGACACCCGGGAGATCACGCTCTACCACGAGAACTGGGTTGCGAGCGTCACGCGGGATACCGTCGCTGAAGGAACCGGCACCACCGTCATCGAGATGTTCGAGCTCCTCAAGGCCGCGATGCGGCAGCGCCCCGAGTACATCCTGGTCGGGGAGGTCAGGGGAAGCGAGGCCCAGACGCTCTTTCAGGCAATGAACACCGGGCACACGACGTTCTCCACGATGCACGCGAGCGACGTCGATGCGGCAATCCATCGCCTGGGGAGCGAGCCGCTCAACGTGCCGAGGAACATGCTCCAGGCGCTCGACGTCATATCGGTTCAGGCGCTCACCCACCGGGGGCGCGACCGCGTGAGAAGGTGCCGTGAGATCGTCGAGCTCACCGGGATCGACCCCCTCACCGGGAACTTCCAGGTGAACACGGTCTTCGAGTACGACCCCGTGGCCGATACGTTCTCCTATTCCGGGCGATCCCGGATATTTACCGAGATCATGGAGTATCGCGGCTGGAGCCGGAGCCGGCTCGAGGAAGAACTCCGGATCCGGCGAACCGTCCTGCTTGCGATGCATGAGCAGGGCATCAGGGACTACCGGGCGGTTGCCCGGATCATCCAGACCTGGACGGTCCAGCGCGACCGCGTGCTTGCCTCCCTTGACGACCTTGGTGAGTTGATCCGGTGA